A single genomic interval of Armatimonadota bacterium harbors:
- a CDS encoding GNAT family N-acetyltransferase, producing the protein MNARSSGLDLKPIVDGPIVTARTQIRRLSHADAPDLYDVFSDPAVMRYWSSPPYERTDQVTRLIDAVEAGYDDGSFFQFGIVDASESKVVGTCTLHQIDRQNRRAEVGYVLGRRSWGRGLMSEALTALLTVCFRDVGFHRIEADTDPRNAASVRLLERLGFQREGLLRQRWIVAGEVSDTAFYGLLADEWSP; encoded by the coding sequence ATGAACGCTCGCTCTTCGGGTCTCGATTTGAAGCCGATCGTCGACGGACCGATCGTGACCGCCCGGACCCAGATCCGGCGCCTGAGCCATGCCGACGCCCCCGACCTTTACGACGTCTTCTCCGATCCGGCGGTGATGCGCTATTGGTCGTCGCCGCCGTACGAGAGGACGGACCAGGTCACCAGGCTTATCGACGCGGTCGAGGCGGGCTACGACGACGGCTCCTTCTTTCAGTTCGGGATCGTGGACGCGTCGGAGTCCAAGGTCGTCGGGACTTGCACCCTTCATCAGATCGACAGACAGAACCGTCGGGCCGAGGTGGGTTACGTCTTAGGCCGTCGTTCTTGGGGCCGAGGCTTGATGTCCGAGGCATTGACCGCCCTCCTGACGGTCTGCTTCAGGGACGTCGGATTTCACCGTATCGAGGCCGACACCGATCCGAGGAACGCGGCGTCCGTCCGGTTACTCGAGCGGCTCGGGTTCCAAAGGGAAGGACTCCTCCGGCAACGTTGGATCGTCGCGGGCGAAGTGTCGGACACCGCGTTTTACGGCCTCTTAGCCGACGAATGGAGCCCCTGA
- a CDS encoding GNAT family N-acetyltransferase: protein MADVMFRWEGPGAFEEHGLIPISFMVQATVDLDVLLRTEGRTVVAVPRPSYEKDYDAVPTERPASYSRNGDTGRWLVLGAFADGRRVGGVVLAPRANGFAFAEDRHRAAVIVDLRVSPDFRGIGIGRRLIEESCSHVAGLGTETLVVETQDTNVPACRLYSSCGFSVFTVDRLAYGEDTDEALIGWERSLEAVRIR from the coding sequence GTGGCCGACGTCATGTTCCGGTGGGAGGGGCCAGGTGCTTTCGAGGAGCACGGGCTTATCCCGATCTCTTTCATGGTCCAAGCCACGGTCGATCTGGACGTGTTGCTTCGGACGGAGGGCCGGACCGTCGTCGCCGTCCCACGTCCTTCTTACGAGAAGGACTATGACGCGGTACCGACCGAACGGCCCGCTTCCTATTCGAGAAACGGGGACACGGGCCGGTGGCTGGTGCTCGGTGCGTTCGCCGATGGGCGCCGGGTCGGGGGCGTCGTCCTGGCCCCACGGGCCAACGGGTTCGCCTTTGCCGAGGACCGGCACCGTGCGGCGGTGATCGTCGACCTGCGCGTCTCGCCAGACTTTCGAGGCATCGGGATCGGCCGACGACTGATCGAGGAGTCTTGCTCCCACGTCGCGGGTCTGGGAACGGAGACCTTGGTCGTCGAGACACAAGACACGAACGTCCCGGCCTGCAGGCTCTACTCGTCCTGCGGTTTCTCCGTCTTTACGGTCGATCGCCTCGCCTATGGCGAAGACACTGACGAGGCGCTGATCGGGTGGGAACGGAGCCTCGAGGCCGTCAGGATCCGGTAG
- a CDS encoding PQQ-dependent sugar dehydrogenase — protein MTLASKLALLTAGTAATAACLARPEDKGVAPGPTGVQDANNVTALYNDTCAKCHGARGEGGGAGTKTLLTAEKFEQSLDKPFFDAIKDGVKDMGMEAYGGSLNDRQIWALVVHLRELQFKGLRASGWGPRSEDGVWKTDRASFRIEKVLEGGMSTPWSVDWLPDGRMLMTNRNGSLWIVKDGQKVGTVANLPKSVEQGQGGMSDVRVHPDYAKNGWVYLALADPAESGRGAMTKVVRGKLSWTGDDASWTSEETVYQAPQETYSGAGIHFGAKIAFDGKGHVYFSVGERGTNMGAQSQTTPYGKIMRLNEDGSVPKDNPVDGNPMWSYGHRNPQGLAFDAEGRLWDTEHGPRGGDEFNLIQKGGNYGWPVVAFSINYNDTPFVTPWPAQGQDFVQPVYRWLPSIAASGLTLVKGDAFPGWKGDLLAGGLAGNTVWRMRVKDGKLIEREEVVSGIGRIRDINVAPDGTVYIAVNGPDRIVRLVPTGS, from the coding sequence ATGACGCTCGCTTCGAAGCTCGCCCTTTTGACCGCCGGAACCGCGGCGACTGCCGCATGCCTTGCCCGGCCGGAAGACAAGGGCGTCGCGCCCGGACCGACAGGCGTTCAAGACGCGAACAACGTCACCGCGCTGTACAACGACACGTGCGCCAAATGCCACGGCGCTCGGGGCGAAGGGGGAGGAGCCGGGACGAAGACATTGCTTACGGCCGAGAAATTCGAGCAAAGCCTCGACAAACCGTTCTTCGACGCGATCAAGGACGGGGTCAAGGACATGGGCATGGAAGCGTACGGCGGATCACTGAACGACCGACAGATCTGGGCACTGGTCGTCCACCTTCGGGAGCTCCAGTTCAAAGGGCTGAGGGCTTCAGGTTGGGGGCCACGGTCCGAAGACGGCGTCTGGAAGACCGACCGCGCGTCGTTCCGCATCGAAAAAGTCCTAGAAGGGGGCATGTCGACCCCGTGGTCGGTCGACTGGCTCCCGGACGGTCGCATGCTGATGACCAACCGGAACGGAAGCCTCTGGATCGTCAAGGACGGCCAAAAAGTCGGCACCGTCGCAAACCTCCCGAAGTCGGTCGAACAAGGACAAGGCGGGATGTCCGACGTCCGCGTCCATCCGGACTACGCGAAGAACGGATGGGTCTACCTGGCCCTGGCCGATCCCGCCGAAAGCGGACGGGGGGCCATGACCAAGGTCGTCCGCGGCAAGCTGTCGTGGACCGGTGACGACGCGTCGTGGACGTCCGAAGAGACGGTCTATCAGGCACCGCAGGAAACGTATAGCGGCGCGGGCATCCATTTCGGCGCGAAGATCGCCTTCGATGGGAAGGGGCACGTCTACTTCTCCGTCGGTGAACGCGGGACCAACATGGGTGCGCAGAGCCAGACGACGCCTTATGGCAAGATCATGCGCCTCAACGAGGACGGGAGCGTCCCGAAGGACAACCCGGTCGACGGCAACCCGATGTGGAGCTACGGCCACCGGAACCCTCAAGGCCTCGCTTTCGACGCAGAAGGCCGGCTATGGGACACCGAACACGGCCCGAGAGGTGGCGACGAGTTCAACCTCATCCAGAAGGGCGGCAACTACGGTTGGCCCGTGGTGGCGTTCTCGATCAACTACAACGACACGCCGTTCGTGACACCATGGCCGGCCCAAGGTCAGGACTTTGTCCAGCCCGTCTACCGCTGGCTGCCCTCGATCGCAGCGAGCGGTCTGACCCTCGTCAAAGGTGACGCGTTCCCCGGTTGGAAGGGCGACCTCTTGGCGGGCGGACTCGCCGGGAACACGGTTTGGCGGATGAGGGTCAAGGACGGCAAGCTGATCGAAAGAGAAGAAGTCGTGTCCGGCATCGGTCGGATCCGTGACATCAACGTAGCCCCGGACGGGACGGTCTATATCGCCGTCAACGGACCGGACCGGATCGTACGGCTCGTGCCTACCGGATCCTGA
- a CDS encoding carbonic anhydrase — MVITGLLAAAFAGLPASTDDALLPIDRLKAGNRRFIDGRPIHPNQGRDRMVEVAKGQHPYAVVLTCADSRLSPEIIFDQGLGDLFVVRVAGNVADPYVLASVEYAVEHLGSGLVVILGHEKCGAVKAAMDASAAPKAGHGHGTKDGHKPTAAHGSAKHEGHIFDLVAEILPAVAAAKSKPGDFFKNAVEANVARTVSKTVAGAPLAELVASGRLTVIGAVYDVSTGLVRTVSASRPKDGKAFVKVHRD; from the coding sequence ATGGTCATCACCGGACTCCTTGCTGCCGCGTTCGCCGGCCTTCCCGCATCGACGGACGACGCGCTCCTCCCGATCGACAGGCTCAAAGCCGGTAACCGGCGGTTCATCGACGGCCGTCCGATCCACCCGAACCAGGGCCGGGACCGGATGGTCGAGGTCGCGAAGGGCCAACACCCCTATGCGGTGGTCCTAACGTGCGCAGATTCGAGGCTCTCGCCCGAAATCATCTTCGACCAAGGCCTTGGCGACCTTTTCGTCGTCCGGGTTGCGGGCAACGTGGCCGATCCCTACGTCCTCGCAAGCGTCGAATACGCCGTCGAGCATTTGGGATCCGGACTTGTCGTGATCCTCGGACACGAGAAGTGCGGCGCCGTGAAAGCCGCGATGGACGCCTCTGCGGCGCCAAAGGCCGGCCACGGGCACGGCACGAAGGACGGCCACAAGCCGACGGCGGCGCACGGCTCGGCCAAGCATGAAGGTCACATTTTCGACCTTGTCGCGGAAATCCTTCCCGCCGTCGCAGCGGCCAAGTCGAAGCCGGGAGACTTTTTCAAGAACGCCGTCGAAGCCAACGTGGCCCGGACGGTCTCGAAGACGGTCGCGGGCGCCCCGTTGGCAGAACTGGTCGCGTCGGGCCGCTTGACCGTGATCGGGGCCGTGTACGACGTCTCGACGGGCTTGGTCCGAACGGTTTCGGCCAGTCGTCCTAAGGACGGCAAGGCCTTCGTCAAAGTCCATCGCGACTGA
- a CDS encoding OsmC family protein yields the protein MIRTATAVWNGSALEGSGTFSVGSGVLGSIPFSFAQRFGDEPGTNPEELIAAAHASCFSMALSFGLGNAGHPPERVSTDAKLTMEKQPDGWAVTAVHLTVRAKVPGLSPEAFQDAARSAKEGCPVSKLLKAEITMDATLEA from the coding sequence ATGATCAGAACAGCGACCGCCGTTTGGAACGGCTCGGCATTGGAAGGGAGCGGCACGTTCAGCGTCGGGAGCGGCGTCCTTGGCTCGATTCCGTTCTCTTTCGCCCAGCGGTTCGGAGACGAGCCGGGCACGAACCCTGAGGAGCTGATCGCCGCGGCGCACGCTTCGTGCTTCTCGATGGCCCTGAGCTTCGGGCTAGGGAACGCCGGCCATCCTCCGGAGCGTGTCTCGACGGACGCGAAGCTGACGATGGAGAAGCAACCGGACGGTTGGGCCGTGACGGCCGTCCACCTGACCGTCCGCGCCAAGGTTCCCGGTCTGTCCCCGGAGGCGTTTCAAGACGCGGCCCGCTCGGCCAAAGAAGGATGCCCGGTCTCGAAACTGCTGAAAGCCGAGATCACCATGGACGCGACGCTCGAAGCTTAA
- a CDS encoding DUF2784 family protein, producing MTHFLLVVANVLLFAVHAGLVVFNVLGWIPRKLRRWNLATLLLTLASWTLMGIWYGRGYCVLTDWHWKVRAALGIHETADNYLVLLVRTLTGWDPPASLVSSVAFWAFLFSLTASTVLNVRDARIHRRLSSAEDGTAASVQA from the coding sequence ATGACCCATTTCCTGCTCGTCGTCGCCAACGTCCTGCTGTTCGCCGTCCATGCGGGGCTCGTGGTCTTCAACGTGCTCGGTTGGATCCCGCGAAAGTTGCGCCGATGGAACCTTGCGACCTTGCTCTTGACGTTAGCGAGTTGGACGCTGATGGGGATCTGGTACGGAAGGGGCTACTGCGTCCTGACCGACTGGCATTGGAAGGTCCGCGCCGCGCTAGGCATCCACGAGACCGCCGACAACTACCTTGTCCTGCTTGTCCGCACCTTGACAGGATGGGACCCGCCCGCGTCCCTCGTGAGTTCGGTCGCGTTTTGGGCGTTCCTGTTTTCCCTGACGGCGAGCACCGTCCTCAACGTCCGGGACGCCCGGATCCATCGCCGTCTGTCGTCGGCTGAAGACGGTACAGCCGCTTCTGTGCAGGCTTAA
- a CDS encoding LamG domain-containing protein, translating to MKSFALLAACAATSAHASLVAWFPLEVNSNEALLGTKGTLVGDASFGVRDGLKLGGKNGALFFKDSSQFSLPGSFSLSAKVYPAAWPQGGTSPRGQIVFRGDDRSALDNYSLNVGEDGYFTFYVDGSDGGRALVRAQARLRTWQTLLATFDAGTHTARLYVDGFLAAQSSDPVSPFVVLDSQWSPGFSIGNVQNPLGGCHNQPFHGSIRDVRLWNGPATWDDVTAVPVLRRSARR from the coding sequence ATGAAGAGCTTCGCACTTTTGGCCGCATGCGCGGCGACGTCGGCCCACGCCTCGCTCGTCGCTTGGTTTCCCCTTGAGGTGAATTCCAACGAAGCTCTCTTGGGGACGAAGGGCACGCTGGTCGGAGACGCTTCGTTCGGAGTCCGCGACGGATTAAAGCTCGGTGGCAAGAACGGTGCCTTGTTCTTCAAAGACAGTTCCCAGTTCTCGTTACCGGGTTCGTTCTCCCTGAGCGCAAAGGTTTATCCGGCGGCCTGGCCTCAAGGCGGCACGAGCCCCAGGGGCCAGATCGTCTTCCGTGGCGACGACAGGTCGGCACTGGACAACTACTCGCTCAACGTCGGAGAGGACGGCTACTTCACGTTCTACGTCGACGGTTCGGACGGCGGTCGCGCACTTGTCCGTGCGCAGGCGCGGTTGAGAACCTGGCAGACCCTTCTCGCCACGTTCGACGCTGGGACGCATACCGCCAGGCTGTACGTGGACGGCTTCTTAGCGGCCCAATCGAGCGATCCGGTCTCTCCGTTCGTCGTCCTCGACTCTCAATGGTCGCCTGGTTTTTCGATCGGGAACGTCCAGAACCCATTGGGCGGTTGCCACAACCAGCCGTTCCACGGATCGATCCGGGACGTCCGTCTGTGGAACGGTCCGGCGACATGGGACGACGTGACGGCGGTACCCGTCCTTCGCCGGTCGGCACGCCGTTAG